A region of Lycium barbarum isolate Lr01 chromosome 3, ASM1917538v2, whole genome shotgun sequence DNA encodes the following proteins:
- the LOC132634226 gene encoding HIPL2 protein-like, with amino-acid sequence MNLSDPEYAPLMESILSADLTNGAQSFGIHKAHQAPNGVCLDKIGNGSYIGMAPHPDGSDRVFLWNQQGKIWISTVPVGGSNEVLELDESKPFLDITDQVLVGAQFGVMGMDFHPNFVSNGRFFVSYHCDKLRHSGCSARCSCNSEISCDPATLPIDSGIVPCQYQIVVSEFTANGTASTPSLAESAEPLEVRRIFTMGLPDKGVHGGQILFGPADGFLYVMTGIGTHQGDPYNFAQNKRSLLGKILRIDVDQRNEVHDQGLWGNYSIPRDNPYNNDRQLAPEIWVLGLRNPWRCSFDSERPPYFMCGDAGQDRYEEIDMITKGGNYGWSIYEGPYPFEPENVPEKNTSSSSNSPIFPVMGYNHSAADKTIGSASITGGYFYRSQTDPCLYGRYLYIDLYPDGIWSGIENPENSRNFTSSKIPYRCAHDSPIHCEEIAEGVMPAIGYAASFGEDNRKDIHILTTTGVYRVARPSRCNYHCPKERTVASKPPPPPVSLSGKLWESAKFYALLVSSLMLLLLNLV; translated from the exons ATGAATCTCTCTGATCCTGAATATGCTCCTCTCATGGAGTCAATTCTTTCCGCA GACTTAACAAATGGCGCCCAATCATTTGGTATTCACAAAGCTCATCAAGCCCCAAATGGTGTTTGCCTTGACAAAATTGGAAATGGATCTTACATTGGCATGGCTCCACACCCTGATGGCTCTGACCGTGTCTTTTTGTGGAATCAACAAGGTAAAATATGGATTTCCACTGTTCCTGTGGGTGGATCTAATGAAGTGTTGGAGCTTGATGAATCCAAGCCCTTTCTAGATATAACTGATCAAGTGCTTGTTGGCGCGCAATTTGGGGTAATGGGAATGGATTTCCATCCTAATTTTGTGAGTAATGGTCGTTTCTTTGTTTCTTACCACTGTGATAAGTTGCGACACTCAGGATGTTCAGCCAGATGCTCATGTAACTCAGAAATTAGCTGTGATCCAGCAACACTTCCAATAGACAGTGGCATTGTGCCATGCCAGTATCAAATTGTAGTATCAGAGTTCACAGCAAATGGTACTGCATCAACACCCTCCTTG GCAGAAAGTGCTGAGCCATTGGAAGTGAGGAGGATATTTACAATGGGACTTCCAGATAAGGGAGTTCATGGAGGCCAGATTCTCTTTGGCCCTGCAGATggttttttatatgttatgactGGAATTGGCACACATCAAGGGGACCCTTACAATTTTGCACAAAACAAGAGATCATTGCTCGGAAAGATCTTGAGGATTGATGTGGATCAAA GAAATGAAGTTCATGATCAAGGGCTTTGGGGAAATTACTCCATACCAAGAGATAATCCGTACAACAATGACAGGCAATTAGCACCTGAAATTTGGGTTTTGGGTCTTAGAAATCCTTGGCGTTGTAGTTTCGATTCAGAAAGACCTCCCTACTTCATGTGTGGAGATGCTGGACAG GACCGGTACGAAGAGATAGACATGATAACAAAGGGTGGAAACTATGGGTGGTCCATCTATGAAGGCCCTTATCCCTTCGAACCAGAAAATGTCCCCGAAAAAAACACTTCTTCTAGCTCCAATAGTCCCATATTCCCGGTCATGGGATACAACCACTCTGCAGCTGATAAGACAATTGGTTCAGCGTCCATAACCGGTGGCTACTTCTATCGGTCTCAAACTGATCCCTGTCTGTATGGAAG GTACTTGTACATAGACTTGTATCCGGATGGAATTTGGTCAGGTATTGAAAATCCTGAAAACAGTAGAAACTTCACTAGTTCAAAAATCCCATACAGGTGCGCGCATGATTCTCCAATCCATTGTGAAGAAATTGCAGAGGGTGTTATGCCTGCTATAGGATATGCTGCATCTTTTGGAGAAGACAATAGAAAAGACATTCATATACTGACAACCACCGGCGTCTACAGAGTTGCACGTCCAAGTAGGTGTAATTACCATTGTCCTAAAGAAAGAACTGTTGCTAGTAAACCACCACCTCCTCCTGTTTCCTTGTCTGGAAAATTATGGGAGAGTGCAAAATTCTATGCTCTTCTTGTTTCTTCCTTGATGCTGCTTTTGTTGAATCTTGTGTAA
- the LOC132632697 gene encoding HIPL1 protein-like has product MGSSHFLIILLLNFLLLLCPCYSLPLCTDSRAPLPQKTPLTFCPYNGTSCCSSGDDKQLMTQFDAMNISDSGCASLVKSILCAKCDQFSADLFSTISAPRQLPILCDSPTSANSTQTSQATNNFCLKVWTTCQNVSIMNSPFAASLKGQAPTPVKSNSTKLTDLWQSQDDFCNAFGGASGDGSVCFAGEPITLNTTEPPSPPGGLCLEKIGNSSYLDMAAHPDGSNRAFFSNQQGKIWLATIPEVDSGKVLELDETNPFLDLTDEVHFDTQFGMMGIAFHPKFSQNGRFFASFNCDKETWAGCAGRCSCNSDVDCDPSKLPSDSGTRPCQFQAVIAEFTVNGITSQPSEAKTASPKEVRRIFTMGLPFTSHHGGQILFGPRDGYLYFMMGDGGGTGDAYNFAQNKKSLLGKIMRLDVDSTPSDAEITKLDLWGNYTIPKDNPYIEDKELQPEIWALGMRNPWRCSFDSARSSYFMCADVGQDHYEEVDIITKGGNYGWNIYEGPKPFTPKSPAANTSVSSINQIFPVMGYNHSDVNKNEGSASITGGYFYRSMTDPCMSGRYLYADLYAGAMWAGTESPKDSGTFNTTEISFTCAGNSPINCALVPGSTVPALGYIFSYGEDNNKDVYLLASSGVYRVVRPSRCKYTCAKENATDVATPAPGSSPPSAAVMLTVSYKNLALLLLSFLVMVLS; this is encoded by the exons ATGGGAAGCAGTCATTTCTTGATTATCCTTCTGTTGAACTTTCTGCTGCTTCTTTGTCCTTGTTATTCACTTCCCTTGTGTACTGATTCAA GGGCTCCTCTACCTCAAAAGACTCCTTTGACATTCTGTCCTTACAATGGAACCTCATGCTGCAGCTCTGGTGATGATAAACAATTGATGACTCAATTTGATGCTATGAACATTTCTGATTCTGGTTGTGCTTCTCTTGTAAAGTCTATCCTCTGTGCG AAATGTGATCAATTTTCAGCAGATCTCTTTAGTACTATTTCTGCTCCTAGACAACTTCCTATACTTTGCGACTCCCCAACTTCAGCAAATTCTACGCAAACTAGCCAAGCTACAAATAACTTTTGCTTGAAGGTATGGACTACATGTCAAAATGTGTCCATCATGAATTCTCCTTTTGCTGCTTCCTTGAAAGGTCAAGCTCCAACGCCTGTAAAGTCCAATTCCACCAAGTTGACGGATCTCTGGCAATCACAAGACGATTTCTGTAATGCATTTGGAGGAGCTTCTGGTGATGGATCAGTATGCTTCGCTGGAGAACCCATTACATTAAATACCACTGAACCTCCCAGTCCTCCAGGCGGTTTGTGCCTTGAGAAAATAGGAAACAGTAGTTACCTCGATATGGCTGCTCACCCTGATGGCTCTAATCGGGCCTTTTTCTCAAATCAGCAGGGAAAAATATGGTTGGCTACTATTCCAGAAGTTGACTCTGGAAAGGTGTTAGAGCTTGATGAGACCAATCCTTTTCTGGATCTAACTGATGAAGTTCATTTTGACACTCAATTTGGTATGATGGGGATTGCATTTCATCCAAAGTTTTCGCAAAATGGACGTTTCTTTGCTTCGTTCAATTGCGATAAGGAAACATGGGCCGGATGTGCAGGAAGATGCTCTTGTAACTCGGATGTGGATTGTGATCCATCAAAACTGCCTAGTGATAGTGGTACGCGACCATGCCAATTTCAAGCAGTTATAGCAGAATTTACTGTTAATGGGATAACTTCCCAACCTTCAGAG GCAAAAACTGCCAGCCCAAAAGAAGTCAGAAGAATATTCACCATGGGCCTTCCTTTTACATCTCATCATGGAGGCCAGATTCTTTTTGGACCTAGAGATGGATATTTGTATTTCATGATGGGTGATGGTGGGGGTACTGGAGATGCTTACAATTTTGCACAAAACAAGAAATCATTGCTTGGAAAGATTATGAGACTTGATGTCGATAGCACACCAA GTGATGCAGAGATTACCAAGCTTGATTTATGGGGAAACTACACCATTCCAAAGGATAATCCTTATATTGAAGATAAAGAGTTGCAGCCAGAAATATGGGCACTAGGAATGCGAAATCCTTGGCGCTGCAGCTTTGATTCTGCAAGGTCATCTTACTTCATGTGTGCAGATGTAGGCCAG GATCATTATGAAGAGGTGGATATAATCACCAAGGGAGGAAACTATGGTTGGAATATTTACGAGGGACCCAAACCGTTCACTCCAAAATCACCTGCAGCAAATACATCTGTGAGCTCAATAAACCAAATTTTCCCAGTCATGGGTTATAATCACTCTGATGTAAATAAGAATGAAGGCTCAGCCTCAATCACTGGTGGATACTTCTATAGGTCCATGACTGATCCTTGCATGTCGGGAAG GTATCTGTATGCAGATTTATATGCAGGCGCTATGTGGGCAGGCACTGAAAGCCCTAAGGACAGTGGAACATTTAACACGACTGAAATTTCATTCACTTGTGCTGGAAATTCCCCTATAAATTGTGCCTTAGTTCCAGGAAGCACAGTTCCAGCTCTAGGCTACATCTTCTCATATGGTGAGGATAACAATAAGGATGTATATCTCCTAGCAAGCAGTGGTGTATACAGGGTTGTTCGTCCCAGTCGTTGCAAATACACTTGTGCAAAGGAAAATGCTACTGACGTTGCCACTCCAGCTCCTGGTAGTTCCCCTCCTTCAGCAGCAGTCATGTTAACAGTTTCATACAAGAATTTAGCACTCCTCCTATTGTCCTTTTTGGTGATGGTTCTTAGTTGA
- the LOC132631405 gene encoding mediator of RNA polymerase II transcription subunit 10b-like, with protein MDSSQHNVAIGVTNPKSNDEESKQNLNKVINSMDKTLGILHQLYLTIDSSYNQLALVQGMNNLVVELDNMAKLGDKCNNVHVPMEVLNLIDNGKNPDEFTSHVLNSCIAKNQITKGKSDAFKALRRHLLEENYGQL; from the coding sequence ATGGACTCATCGCAGCATAACGTTGCCATAGGAGTAACAAACCCTAAATCCAACGATGAGGAGTCGAAACAAAACCTAAATAAAGTCATAAATTCAATGGATAAAACCCTAGGAATTCTCCACCAACTTTATCTCACCATCGACTCTTCCTACAATCAACTTGCCCTTgttcaaggcatgaataatcttgtGGTTGAGCTTGATAATATGGCCAAATTGGGAGATAAATGCAATAATGTTCATGTGCCAATGGAGGTTCTCAACTTAATTGATAATGGGAAGAATCCAGATGAATTTACAAGCCATGTGTTGAACAGTTGCATCGCCAAGAACCAAATCACTAAAGGCAAATCAGATGCATTCAAGGCTTTGCGACGCCATCTCCTCGAGGAAAATTACGGACAACTTTGA